From Carassius auratus strain Wakin chromosome 10, ASM336829v1, whole genome shotgun sequence, a single genomic window includes:
- the pofut3 gene encoding LOW QUALITY PROTEIN: GDP-fucose protein O-fucosyltransferase 3 (The sequence of the model RefSeq protein was modified relative to this genomic sequence to represent the inferred CDS: inserted 5 bases in 4 codons; deleted 1 base in 1 codon; substituted 2 bases at 2 genomic stop codons) has translation MVVAEPSFCVQLPILMIIVLLEDPTMQRQSGRDCSIESLPLPHHEQHQWLFFHKDSPKNNYKLFXEPFITLFNHTMTFSHLSHLPLTTQHLEGLSAQTHLLPLSTKKQLRRTQTPVVYVHLFCAPPSERDFYVQELMQHIXRLLKLGAVVYVLYRAPNIHMXLPDNRSAVXVNPNDPPKKLAQYLKXLDKNDSQYLKYLEWKQKCEXRMTELKDRPWGVQDTGQDNFIDAFECLACNRMLENIHRQENLRLN, from the exons ATGGTTGTGGCAGAACCTTCATTTTGTGTTCAGTTACCCATTTTGATgatcattgtcctgttggaagatCCAACCATGCAGAGGCAGTCAG GTAGAGATTGCAGCATTGAAAGTCTTCCTCTTCCACATCACGAGCAGCACCAGTGGCTGTTCTTTCACAAGGACTCACCAAAGAATAACTACAAGCTTT AGGAACCGTTCATTACCCTGTTCAACCACACAATGACCTTCAGCCACCTCTCTCACCTGCCCCTTACCACGCAGCACCTGGAGGGCCTCAGCGCACAAACACACCTGCTGCCTCTGTCC ACAAAGAAACAGCTGAGGAGAACTCAGACTCCTGTGGTGTATGTCCATTTGTTCTGCGCCCCACCGTCTGAAAGAGATTTTTATGTTCAAGAGCTGATGCAGCACAT CAGGCTGCTCAAATTAGGCGCTGTGGTATACGTACTATACAGAGCTCCTAACATACACATGTGATTGCCAGATAACAGGAGCGCAG ATGTCAATCCCAATGACCCGCCGAAGAAGCTCGCTCAGTATTTAAAGTGATTGGACAAGAATGACAGTCAATATCTGAAATACCTGGAGTGGAAGCAGAAGTGTG TCCGGATGACAGAGCTGAAGGACAGACCGTGGGGTGTTCAGGATACTGGTCAAGATAACTT tattgatGCCTTTGAGTGCTTGGCGTGCAACAGAATGTTGGAGAATATCCACAGACAGGAAAATCTTcgcttgaattaa